A portion of the Nitrospira defluvii genome contains these proteins:
- a CDS encoding response regulator: MAVSRLVIGDQGRAMDAQHVYRIVLIDDSRMARLGLREQLNRTAEFRIVGEATSMVEGLELVGRLTPDLVLLDISLPDGSGVQACRRLVAGRPDMRVLILSVYDDPAVIREAIAAGAQGYMLKDTPVAMWRNAMRRVAAGGAVLGPQLIGQVLMEVREMANGLSTACLADLSPQERRLLPLVAEGRTNKEIAVALSLSEKTVKNYISNMYSKLGITRRSQVATLYARTLPSGGFSAEDCA; this comes from the coding sequence ATGGCCGTCAGTCGACTCGTGATTGGCGACCAGGGGAGGGCAATGGACGCGCAGCACGTGTATCGTATTGTTTTGATTGACGACAGTCGGATGGCACGCCTTGGGTTGCGGGAACAGCTGAATCGGACGGCGGAGTTCCGCATTGTCGGCGAGGCGACATCAATGGTGGAGGGGCTTGAACTGGTCGGGAGACTGACGCCCGACCTCGTGCTGTTGGACATTAGTTTGCCGGACGGCTCTGGTGTGCAAGCATGCCGCCGGCTGGTGGCGGGCAGGCCGGATATGCGGGTGCTCATTCTCAGCGTGTACGACGACCCTGCCGTGATTCGCGAGGCGATCGCTGCCGGCGCTCAGGGGTACATGCTGAAGGACACGCCGGTGGCTATGTGGCGGAATGCGATGCGGAGGGTGGCCGCTGGCGGTGCCGTCCTGGGGCCACAGTTGATCGGCCAGGTCCTGATGGAAGTCCGGGAGATGGCCAATGGGCTGTCCACGGCCTGCCTGGCTGACCTGTCTCCGCAGGAGCGGCGCCTCTTACCCCTGGTGGCGGAGGGCAGGACGAATAAGGAGATCGCCGTGGCCTTGTCGCTCTCGGAGAAAACGGTGAAGAACTATATCTCCAACATGTACTCCAAGTTGGGGATTACGCGTCGTTCGCAGGTGGCGACCCTCTATGCCAGGACCTTGCCGAGCGGGGGATTTTCTGCCGAGGATTGTGCCTGA
- a CDS encoding response regulator, whose product MNKCRCLIADDHPIVRRGVRELLEEEQLSSEICEVRTGEEALEAVRRQAWDVMILDIALPDKHGLEVLKETKLLQPRLPVLMLSLYPEKEFAMRAIKAGASGYLTKQSAPSELLAAVMRVLQGGRYITAVLAEQMASALETGAADSLHARLSDRELQVLRLLGQGKSVSMIAEELRLSVKTISTYRARILEKLSCESTGELIRYAIEARLID is encoded by the coding sequence ATGAATAAGTGTCGCTGTTTGATCGCAGATGATCATCCGATCGTACGGAGGGGCGTACGTGAACTGTTGGAGGAGGAACAACTCTCCTCCGAGATCTGCGAAGTCCGCACCGGTGAGGAGGCATTGGAGGCCGTGCGGCGTCAGGCCTGGGACGTGATGATTTTGGACATTGCCCTTCCCGATAAGCATGGGTTGGAGGTTCTGAAGGAAACCAAACTCCTGCAGCCGCGGCTCCCGGTGCTCATGTTGAGTCTCTATCCGGAAAAAGAGTTTGCGATGCGAGCGATTAAAGCGGGCGCGTCGGGGTATTTGACCAAACAAAGCGCACCCTCCGAGTTGCTGGCGGCGGTCATGCGGGTCTTGCAGGGGGGGCGGTACATCACGGCGGTGTTGGCCGAACAGATGGCGAGTGCGCTCGAAACCGGCGCCGCCGACTCCTTGCATGCCAGACTGTCGGATCGTGAACTGCAAGTGCTTCGATTGCTGGGACAGGGCAAATCGGTATCCATGATCGCCGAGGAACTTCGCCTCAGCGTGAAAACCATCAGTACGTACCGGGCCAGGATTCTGGAAAAGCTGTCCTGTGAGAGCACCGGTGAGCTCATCCGCTACGCCATTGAAGCGCGCCTCATCGACTGA
- a CDS encoding response regulator yields the protein MALILVADDDAKVCRWLRTVLEMEGYRVVEAADGRQAMRTIQPGAPDLVMLDIHLPVHDGVQTILRLQSQQVPVKVLAVSGQAVRDYDIRKIAAIFGAHGTLEQPFSVDRLLLGVQALIGPVHPHVA from the coding sequence GTGGCGCTGATTTTGGTTGCAGACGATGATGCGAAGGTCTGTCGCTGGCTGCGGACGGTGCTCGAAATGGAGGGGTATCGGGTTGTCGAGGCGGCGGATGGGCGGCAGGCCATGCGGACCATTCAGCCTGGGGCTCCCGATCTCGTGATGCTCGATATCCATCTGCCGGTTCACGACGGGGTGCAGACGATTCTGAGACTACAGAGCCAGCAGGTGCCGGTCAAAGTCTTGGCCGTCTCCGGCCAGGCGGTGCGGGACTACGATATTCGCAAAATTGCCGCAATCTTCGGCGCCCATGGCACGCTGGAGCAACCTTTCAGTGTGGATCGATTGCTGCTCGGGGTTCAAGCGCTCATCGGGCCGGTGCACCCTCACGTGGCGTAA